One Ferrimicrobium sp. genomic window, ATCGAGCAGCGAAGGTGGGTTATCCGGGTGAAAACTCAGATAGGCCAAGCTCACTGATTCGACCATCGCATTGTGGACCCAGGACAGCAGGTAAGGGTCGTTGGCCGAAAACGGTGAGCCAGTTTCTGGCACGGCACCATGGACTGGCTCGTGTAGCGTGCGGACTGCGTTGATGGCCGCCTTGACCTCATCGAGTGGAGCGTAAGTGACGGTGTCGATGAAGTCGATCGTTTCATTGAGTCGTCGATCGGGGTGGTCCCCAAAGCGAGAAAACTGGCGAACTCCAGCGAGTGCGCCCGGCTCTAACGCTTGTACCGCCAGCGCGCGGAGCCCGCCGATCAGACCTGAAAAATCGCTGTGCAACCGCCATACTGCGGAGTCTGGGCCAAAGAGAGAATCCATGCCTCTACGTTATCAAAGCTGGGCTCTTACCGATAGCCTGGGTCACATGGTGCGCTCTGGTTGGGTCAAACCCCCGTATCGGGTCAAAAGAGTGCCGTTATGGTTAGGACTCCTCATTTCACTGGTGGCGACGGGCGGCCTCCTGTCCTCTTGTGGGGCCAGCGCTACATCGGATGCAACCCAAGCCTGTGTTCTCGTCCATCGGTCGATTCGACTCTACGATGCATCCAAGGCAACGACTGGAGCTAAGGCGCGTGCAGATCTTGCCCGTGCCGAATTGCTGCTTTCGGAGGCGGTGTCGCCAGCCAACCTGGCTGCTGCGACGAGCACCAACTGGCAGGCGCTCGCCGGCACGCTTGCAGAGTCCCAACAATTACCTGAGTCACGTCTGGTGCCCTCCCTTCAGGCACAGTGCTCATCAGCCGCGACCAGCCAAGGGGAATATGTCGTGCCCTTCAAGTCCTCAGGGCAGTGACTTTTCAAGCTAGCTCTTCTTTGCTATGCTCGGGCGAGTCTTTGGTCAGGGGGAATTGTGAAGTGGCGTGGTCTTGTGGGATTGATCCTCGCTGTTGTCGGGCTCGTCGTACTCGTATTCGTCCAGGTCGAAGGTGTGGCGACCGTCCCGCCGCTTGGCGCGACCCTTGACCCGGCAACCGGCGCGCTCAACGTCGGTGCCAGGGCTGCCCTTCCGACCTCGTCTTCCATTCATGTCGCTGGTCTGCCGGGAGCAGTGACCATCTCGTACTCTGCTCAGGGCATCCCGGACATTCGCGCCGCAAGCCAGCGCGCATTGTGGTTCGCGATGGGCTACCTCGAGGCGAGGAATCGACTATTTGAGATGGATCTGATCCGGCGTGAGGCGTCTGGCCAGCTTTCAGCGGTCCTTGGGCCTAACTACCTGACCTCCGACGTCTTTGAGCTACGTCTTGGACTGTTGAGAACAGCCAGAGCTAACTACGCTGCCTTACCCTCGACAGACCGCACGATCTTGCAGGTCTTTTCCGACGGTGTCAACGCGGCGCGAGCCTACGATATCAGCCACCACCAGCTACCGGTCGAGTTCCGACTTCTCGATTACACGCCGGCGCCGTGGACACCGGTTGATTCGATGTTGGTGCAGGGCTATCTGACGCAAACGCTCGACTATTCGCAGAATCCAGTGGATTATTCGATCCTTGTGGGGCATTTGGGCTACCAGCGGACAATGGACCTTTTCCCGGTGATAGCGAAGAACCCACAGTCGCCGTATGATCCGGGACCGTATCGCGCAACTCATGACATCCCAGTTGACCCGCCGACCACTGTGAGTCCAACCCTACTCGCCTCACTGCAGTCGATCATCCGGACCAGTGCCAAGCTTCTTCCTGGAGAGATCCATTCGTTTTCAAACTCGAACAATTGGGCAGTCGCCGGATCCCGGTCCTCGACTCACAACGCCATCGTCGCTGGTGATCCGCATCTCAACCAGACACTTCCTGCCGTCTGGTACTGGGTCAATGCCCATGCGCCTGGTATCAGCTTTGCTGGGGTGACGGTACCGGGGTTACCGATCATTTTGATCGGGAGGAATCACTCTATCGCGTGGAGCGAGACCGATGTGCAGAACCAATCGACCTTCTTTTACCAGGAGACCACGAGCAAATCACACCCCGGGGACTATTTGCTGCATGGGGCCTGGGTGCCGTTTGGCCATCATAGCTATATCGTCAAGGTCAAGGGCGAGCCGTCACGTCATCTGGTGGTTGACACGACCGTCAACGGTCCGATCATCTCGATTCACGGTGTCAAGGTGGCGGTTGATTGGCTCGGGGCGCAGGTGTCAAAGGATTTTGCCTCTCTCATGGGTGTTCTACATGCTTCGAATTGGTCGCAGTTCAAGGCAGCACTCGCTGAGTGGAGAGCCCCGTCACAGAACTTTGTGTTCGGTGATCGCCATGGCAACATTGGGATGATTTCGGCTGGTTACTACCCAATTCTCAGTGCTCGTGATCCGTGGCTGGTCATGAACGGCGATGATGGAGATCGGATCGTCGGATCGATCCCCTACAGTGCGATCCCCCAGAGCTATGACCCAAAGTCCGGCTTTGTCTTCAGTGCGAATCAGCGACCTGTCACTGCCAACTACCCGTATTACATCGGGACCTCGTTTAACTTTTTTGCTAACGGCTATCGAGCCGATGAGATCCATGCAGTGCTGTCCAAGAAGGGCAAGATCAGTCCTGGCGATGTTGCCCACCTCCAGAACTCGGTGACCGATTATCTGGCGACCCAGCTCGTGCCCTGGCTCGTGCGACAGTTCCGCGATGTCCACGAACCCCCCTCGGTCGCTTTGGCCGTGCAGACCCTGAGTCGCTGGAATGGTTCTATGGGGGCGTCCTCGACGGCAGCAACCATCTGGTGGACTTTCCTTGGCGACGAGATTCACGACACGTTTGGCCCGTGGTTTTCTAGATATCGGGTTCCCGAGCCGGCGGGGAGCTCGCTGGTGGTCAACCAGCTCAACGCGCCGTTGGTGGAGGATCTCCAATACATGGATCTGTCGCAACCATCGAGTCCATTCTTCACCCCACCTGGGGATAGACACTCGGTGACGGCGTCGACGGTAGCACGAGAGGCACTTGGGCAGGCGGTCACGACACTTGCCCGAAAGTTTGGCGTCAATCAAAGCAACTGGCACTGGGACCGACTGCATTTTCGTGAGTTCCCTTCGCTGAGCGGCGTGGCAGGGCTGTCGTATGGGCCGCGGGGATCTTCGGGGGATGCTTGGACCGTTGATGCAGCGGACGGCGATCTACTCTCCGAGGCTGGGCCCAGCTGGCGCATGATTGTTGCGTTCGGAGATCGGGGGTACGCGATCTACCCGGGAGGCCAGTCTGAGAACCCGCTTTCCCCGTGGTACGAGAACCAGATTGCCGACTGGTTTGATGGTCACTATCTTCCGTTCGGGCTCGGTACACAGCCGAGCATTGCCACTTGGATACTGGAGCCATCGTCATGATCCGATCACCATGGGCCGTTATCCTTATCATCGCTGGTGCGCTCATCGCCTATCTTGCCAACGTCATCGGATTGTGGTGGGCCGGTTATCTGATCGGGGTGGTGTTGGCGATCTGGTTGCGACCGAGCCTTGCTGGTGTCGCGGTGCTCCTTGGCTGGGCCGCTGGTTTCGTACAAGGTGCCGTTGGTGCCCATCTCTCTGGGTCGGTTCGTGTCGTTGCCCTCTTGGCGGGACTGCCGGCTGGTCTTGGGTTCCTGTTGGTAGTGATCGCTCTGGTTCTCGCCTTCCTGGAAGGTTGGCTTCCAGCTCTTCTCGTCCGCCGGCTGCTTACGCTCAGGTCGCGGTCAAGGCCGGTCAGCTCCTAACTGGGTTATGGAATTCTAGTACTCAAGGTTCGCTCGATGGTGGCCAAGCGGTCTCGTTGGTGTGCAACGAAAGGCGTCGCGACTGGCATTGTCGAGAAGTAGCCTTAGGGGTTCATGGCTGGTGGCTCACATCACGTGTTAAAGACTCGCCTTGTCGTTTTGGTGGCTGGCTCGTTCCCGCTGCCCACGCAGCTTCGAAGGGTCACCGTCACAGGGTGTGGGTAGAGCATCGATAACGTCGTTGTGGGAGAGATCGAATGTGTGTTTCCCGACACCGCAGGGTGGATCACCCGTTTCGTGCGGAATGGCCCATCAACCTTTGGGAAATGGTTCGGTTTAGCGCATGCGGTGGACGACCGACAAGGTGGGCAAGTTATGGGTAAGGGTATTCAGTAACGGTTGTGGGAGTTGGTTCTTGGTGCGTCCAGCACCCCCAACGGCATTCCCGTGGTTGAGGTGCGATCCGGCGAGAAAGAGTATGCAGCCGAAATAGCAACAACGATCATGGATTCGCATCTTGCTCTTCGAGCGGCACTCCTCACTGGTATCGCTGGTTCCAGAAATTCTGCGGTCAATGTCGGGGACGTAGTACTGGGAGCGTACGTGCTCGATAGGTTGTCGATTCACTTCAATGATCGGGGTTTTCTCTCCCCATACACCGGCGTGGAGATGTAGATTACCTCCTAATCGAACCTGTCGGGCACACTCGTTGGCGGCCCTGGGCAACGTAGCCCAACTTCGCGAGATGCGAAGAGCTTTGGGTTAGGTCCGTCATCGGTGTCGAAGAGCTACGTCTACCTTGAGGACCTCGCCACCTCTGCTCAGCTGATGCGCGATGCAGTTGATGAAGGATCGAATTTGGGTTCCATCCCACTTGCCGCGGCGACGGGGGAGAAGAGGCTCCACGGGGTGCTTCGCAACCGCGTCTTAGTTGGAGTGATCGGCAGCGCCAATCAGTGGACCGAGCTTTTGGCCGATCAAGAGATCCAGAATGCACTAGACAAGACCGATGCCGGCGGGAACGAGGGCATGGGGTTTGCCTGCACGAACGCACGATTTGGGGTCCCGTGGCTGATCGTTCGAGGCATCTCGGATGGCCCGTGGTATCCATCCGCTTACGGTCCACTGGTCGCGCCGCGACGGTTGCTATCGGGTTGATCAAGAACCTTCTTACTCGAATCTCCCCAAAATCAGCCTCGTTGTCGTTGCTGTCTCCCGAGAGCAACGCCGTCAGGGTAGGCTACATCGTCGCGACGAAGGTGCAGCTGAGTTCTGTTGGAACCCCAGAGGCACTGACCTATGTCAGTCGATCTGGTGCGACAATTAGCAAGCCTTGGCCGTTTGCGAGCGAGTATGCGTCGGGTGCCGGTACGGCACAATCTGGATGACGAGCTTCCCTATTGTGGATCGAACCAAGTGTTCCAGGTCCGTGATTCTGCGATGGTGGGCCGGGCATCGTCAGGTGGACAGCCCCCGGGGTAGGCTGAGCGGCCTGGCAGCTACGTCGTCGCAGCCGTAAGCGGTAGGGCACTTGATCGGACAGGGTTTGCCGGGGTATTGGGTTGGTCCTTGCAGAGTGTGTGACGTGTGCCATTGCGGTTCCTCGTGAGGCCAGGGATTGTGAACGCTTTGTGTAGGTCCAGCGATCAACTAGACAGTATTGCACGGGTATGTTATGGTATTCGGTAACGGCCGACTATGGTTGGCTGTTCGGTAACGTACAAGGGGGATATGTGCAAACTGATCAACAAAAGACAGGACGTCTGCGGCGGGAGATGTCCTACCTGGATCTGAGTTTTGCAGGACTCGGTGCCATCATTGGATCTGGGTGGCTGTTTGCAGTGCTCTATGCGGCACAGACAGCCGGACCTGCAGCAATTATTTCATGGGTTATTGGTGGTGTCGCCTGCCTCTTTATAGCGCTCGTCTATGCGGAGCTCTCAGGGTTCCTCCCTGAGGCTGGTGGTGCCACTCGTTATCCGCAATACTCACATGGGCCACTGGTGGGCTTCATCGTGAGTTGGGCGGCCTTCATCGCGTATGCTTCGGTCCCGGCCATCGAGGCTGAGGCGGTAGTCCAGTACGCGTCGCACTACATTAAGGGCTTTGGCAAGACGGTGAACGGGAGTTTCGATGCTCATCAACCCGTCGCCTTCATTGTGGAAGCGGCGCTCTTGGTGGTGTTCTTTCTGTTGAATGTCTATGGCGTCAAGCTCTACGCGAAGGTCAATAGCTTCGTCACGTTCTTGAAATTCTTAACCCCGACGTTGACGATTCTGGTGGTCCTCTTCGTCGCCAAAGACTGGTCGAACTACTCGGCGCCCGCTACCCACGGCTTTGCGCCCTATGGTACGGCCGGGGTGCTCGTTGCAGTGTCGACCGCCGGCATCGTCTTCTCCTTCCTGGGCTTTCGCCAGGCCGTGGAGATGGCAGCAGAAGCCAAGAATCCCCAACGGGATGCGCCTCGTGCGATCCTGACGGCATTGCTGGCCGGTATGGCGGTATACGTGCTGCTCCAGGTCGTGTTTATCGCGGCGGTTCCAAAGGGTGATCTCACTCATGGTTGGGCAGCGCTAAGCCTGAGTTCGCCATTTGCACAGGTCGCGTCCGCGATCGGCCTCGGGTGGCTTGCTACCATTCTCTATGCTGATGCCGTTCTCTCTCCGTCGGGGACTGGGTTGGTTTACTTCGCCTCGACTCCGCGTGTGATTCTTGGGAGTGCGCGCAACGGTTACCTCGGCCGTTCCTGGAAGAAGATTTCAGACAAGACCGGAATCCCGCTCATTCCTACGATTGCAACGTTGATCGCGTCAGCCATCTTTCTGTTGCCGTTCCCGACCTGGCAGGATCTGGTGGGGGTCATCTCTTCTGCGACGGTTTTTACTTACATTATGGGGCCGGTGTCGTTGGCGGTATTCCGGCGTCATCACGGATCCGCACCTCGGCCGTATCGTCTGGGTGGAGCGAGCATCATCTCTCCGATCGCCTACGTGATGGGAGCGCTCAT contains:
- a CDS encoding DUF2236 domain-containing protein yields the protein MDSLFGPDSAVWRLHSDFSGLIGGLRALAVQALEPGALAGVRQFSRFGDHPDRRLNETIDFIDTVTYAPLDEVKAAINAVRTLHEPVHGAVPETGSPFSANDPYLLSWVHNAMVESVSLAYLSFHPDNPPSLLD
- a CDS encoding penicillin acylase family protein, encoding MKWRGLVGLILAVVGLVVLVFVQVEGVATVPPLGATLDPATGALNVGARAALPTSSSIHVAGLPGAVTISYSAQGIPDIRAASQRALWFAMGYLEARNRLFEMDLIRREASGQLSAVLGPNYLTSDVFELRLGLLRTARANYAALPSTDRTILQVFSDGVNAARAYDISHHQLPVEFRLLDYTPAPWTPVDSMLVQGYLTQTLDYSQNPVDYSILVGHLGYQRTMDLFPVIAKNPQSPYDPGPYRATHDIPVDPPTTVSPTLLASLQSIIRTSAKLLPGEIHSFSNSNNWAVAGSRSSTHNAIVAGDPHLNQTLPAVWYWVNAHAPGISFAGVTVPGLPIILIGRNHSIAWSETDVQNQSTFFYQETTSKSHPGDYLLHGAWVPFGHHSYIVKVKGEPSRHLVVDTTVNGPIISIHGVKVAVDWLGAQVSKDFASLMGVLHASNWSQFKAALAEWRAPSQNFVFGDRHGNIGMISAGYYPILSARDPWLVMNGDDGDRIVGSIPYSAIPQSYDPKSGFVFSANQRPVTANYPYYIGTSFNFFANGYRADEIHAVLSKKGKISPGDVAHLQNSVTDYLATQLVPWLVRQFRDVHEPPSVALAVQTLSRWNGSMGASSTAATIWWTFLGDEIHDTFGPWFSRYRVPEPAGSSLVVNQLNAPLVEDLQYMDLSQPSSPFFTPPGDRHSVTASTVAREALGQAVTTLARKFGVNQSNWHWDRLHFREFPSLSGVAGLSYGPRGSSGDAWTVDAADGDLLSEAGPSWRMIVAFGDRGYAIYPGGQSENPLSPWYENQIADWFDGHYLPFGLGTQPSIATWILEPSS
- a CDS encoding APC family permease — its product is MQTDQQKTGRLRREMSYLDLSFAGLGAIIGSGWLFAVLYAAQTAGPAAIISWVIGGVACLFIALVYAELSGFLPEAGGATRYPQYSHGPLVGFIVSWAAFIAYASVPAIEAEAVVQYASHYIKGFGKTVNGSFDAHQPVAFIVEAALLVVFFLLNVYGVKLYAKVNSFVTFLKFLTPTLTILVVLFVAKDWSNYSAPATHGFAPYGTAGVLVAVSTAGIVFSFLGFRQAVEMAAEAKNPQRDAPRAILTALLAGMAVYVLLQVVFIAAVPKGDLTHGWAALSLSSPFAQVASAIGLGWLATILYADAVLSPSGTGLVYFASTPRVILGSARNGYLGRSWKKISDKTGIPLIPTIATLIASAIFLLPFPTWQDLVGVISSATVFTYIMGPVSLAVFRRHHGSAPRPYRLGGASIISPIAYVMGALIIYWSGWETVWKLTVGYAIGIIIYLIVSAARHDLAKIDLKAWKQGIWLVAFIVVSLLETYFGSARFGGQYNKLHGLIHYPWDLVVVIVLAIGFYYWGVASGSGSKQTDEAIERAQQ